In Candidatus Methylomirabilota bacterium, the following proteins share a genomic window:
- a CDS encoding GAF domain-containing protein has translation MSCPRCRQDTPRGAKFCPDCGASLGASAHRSLPTAVEPVLSAIAKMAARLCDARDAQILLVEGSTLRLVAQHGSLRTTRSLGEPFPLSPGTVHGRAVLERRVIHVRDLKAVVRTQYPELAARRRATGIRTMLAAPLLSEGTAIGVIAIRRLRVRPFSAKQIALL, from the coding sequence ATGAGCTGTCCCCGGTGCCGCCAGGACACCCCACGCGGCGCCAAGTTCTGCCCGGACTGCGGTGCCTCCCTCGGAGCAAGCGCCCATCGCTCACTTCCGACGGCCGTCGAGCCGGTCCTGAGCGCCATCGCCAAGATGGCGGCCCGCCTCTGCGACGCGCGCGATGCCCAGATCCTCCTCGTCGAAGGCTCGACCCTGCGCCTCGTGGCGCAGCACGGATCGCTCCGCACCACACGGTCGCTCGGCGAGCCGTTCCCCTTGAGCCCTGGCACGGTTCACGGGCGCGCAGTGCTCGAGCGACGGGTCATCCACGTGCGCGACCTGAAGGCCGTCGTCCGGACCCAGTACCCCGAGCTCGCGGCGCGCCGACGGGCAACCGGCATCAGGACGATGCTCGCGGCGCCTCTCCTCTCCGAAGGCACGGCCATCGGCGTCATCGCGATCCGTCGCCTGCGTGTCCGCCCCTTCTCCGCCAAGCAGATCGCCTTGCTC
- the hpt gene encoding hypoxanthine phosphoribosyltransferase translates to MRAAHDGVGEMLMDEAAIQAEVARLGAQISADYEGKSLHVIGVLKGAAVFLADLMRAVTIPATLDFISIVPYGQITASGVVRIRKDLDEPLEGKDVLVVEGICASGLSLSYLLRNFQTRKPASLKVCAFVVKRRERPPDVTVHYVGREIPDVFVVGYGLDAQEQYRNLPYIARLA, encoded by the coding sequence ATGCGCGCCGCCCACGACGGCGTCGGCGAGATGCTGATGGACGAGGCGGCCATCCAGGCCGAGGTGGCGCGCCTGGGCGCCCAGATCTCGGCCGACTACGAGGGAAAGTCCCTGCACGTCATCGGTGTCTTGAAGGGCGCCGCCGTCTTCCTCGCCGATCTCATGCGCGCCGTGACCATCCCCGCCACCCTGGACTTCATCTCGATCGTGCCGTACGGGCAGATCACCGCCTCCGGCGTGGTGCGAATCCGGAAGGACCTCGACGAGCCGCTCGAGGGCAAGGACGTGCTGGTCGTGGAAGGCATCTGCGCCTCGGGGCTCAGCCTCTCCTATCTGCTGCGCAATTTCCAGACGCGCAAGCCCGCCTCCCTCAAGGTCTGCGCCTTCGTGGTCAAGCGTCGCGAGCGGCCGCCCGACGTCACCGTCCACTACGTCGGCCGCGAGATCCCGGATGTCTTCGTGGTCGGCTACGGTCTCGACGCCCAGGAGCAGTATCGCAATCTGCCGTACATCGCCCGCCTCGCCTGA
- the pyrE gene encoding orotate phosphoribosyltransferase produces MTTTREHATLIRRLFEIGTMRFGDFTLKSGIRSPFYIDLRVVICFPDVLRRIGVLMAAEVSRCAGDRIAGIPYAGLPLAVAASLEGNLPLIYPRKEEKSYGTKRRIEGIYEPGDRVVLIDDIITDGASKFEAIEVLEEAGLVVKDLVILIDREQGGRELLASKGYALHSVLTITQCLDEWETAGLVDATAIRQSREFVQATRFG; encoded by the coding sequence ATGACCACCACCCGCGAGCACGCGACGCTCATCCGGCGCCTCTTCGAGATCGGCACCATGCGCTTCGGCGACTTCACCCTCAAGTCCGGGATCAGGTCGCCCTTCTATATCGATCTCCGCGTGGTCATCTGCTTCCCCGACGTGCTCCGCCGGATCGGCGTCCTCATGGCCGCCGAGGTCAGCCGCTGCGCGGGCGATCGTATCGCCGGCATCCCCTATGCGGGGCTGCCCCTGGCCGTGGCGGCCAGCCTCGAGGGCAATCTGCCTCTCATCTACCCCCGCAAGGAAGAGAAGAGCTACGGCACCAAGCGTCGCATCGAGGGCATCTACGAGCCGGGCGACCGCGTGGTCCTGATCGACGACATCATCACAGACGGCGCCAGCAAGTTCGAGGCGATCGAGGTGCTGGAGGAGGCCGGCCTCGTGGTCAAGGACCTCGTCATCCTCATCGACCGCGAGCAGGGGGGCCGCGAGCTCCTGGCGTCCAAGGGCTATGCCCTGCACTCCGTCCTGACCATCACGCAGTGCCTGGACGAGTGGGAGACGGCGGGCCTCGTCGACGCCACGGCCATCCGGCAGTCCCGCGAGTTCGTGCAGGCGACCCGGTTCGGCTGA
- the pyrF gene encoding orotidine-5'-phosphate decarboxylase produces the protein MPRTPEDRLIIALDVDSLDRAAMLVDALHGTARRFKIGSQLFTAGGPAAIETVRKRGGEVFLDLKFHDIPNTVEGAAREAVRLGAFMFNVHASGGRAMMRAAVHGAHEAAQTLGLPRPLVLAVTVLTGLDRQALSAELRVASSVEGHVLHLCGLAREAGLDGNIASPHEIKAIRRAMGAGWTIVTPGVRPAGSVSDDQSRIATPRAAAAAGADYLVVGRPITAAPDPAAAAAAILEEMRA, from the coding sequence ATGCCGCGCACGCCTGAAGACCGTCTCATCATCGCCCTGGATGTGGACTCCCTCGACCGCGCGGCCATGCTCGTGGACGCGCTCCACGGCACAGCCCGCCGCTTCAAGATCGGCTCGCAGCTCTTCACCGCGGGCGGCCCCGCGGCCATCGAGACGGTGCGCAAGCGCGGCGGCGAGGTCTTCCTCGACCTCAAGTTCCACGATATCCCGAATACCGTGGAGGGAGCCGCCCGCGAGGCCGTGAGGCTCGGCGCCTTCATGTTCAACGTCCACGCCTCGGGGGGTCGCGCCATGATGCGCGCGGCCGTCCACGGCGCGCACGAGGCCGCCCAGACGCTCGGGCTGCCTCGGCCACTCGTCCTCGCCGTGACCGTGCTGACCGGCCTCGACCGACAGGCGCTCTCGGCCGAGCTTCGCGTCGCCTCCTCGGTGGAAGGCCACGTCCTCCATCTCTGCGGGCTCGCGCGGGAGGCGGGGCTCGACGGCAATATCGCCTCCCCGCATGAGATCAAGGCGATCCGCCGGGCCATGGGGGCAGGATGGACCATCGTCACCCCGGGGGTGAGGCCGGCCGGAAGTGTTAGCGACGATCAGTCGCGCATCGCCACCCCGCGCGCGGCGGCGGCGGCCGGAGCCGACTACCTGGTGGTCGGGCGGCCCATCACCGCCGCCCCCGACCCCGCGGCAGCCGCCGCGGCCATCCTCGAGGAGATGCGCGCATGA